The sequence below is a genomic window from Terriglobia bacterium.
GAATTCATGACTTCTTTTCCATCCAGAGTATTCTTCCTGGCAGCTTGCCTGATGCTGGTGGGAAGCGCAGCACAGGCCGCTCGCAATGTGGTCGTTGTCACCATTGACACTCTTCGGGCCGATCATCTGGCCTGTTACGGATACGATCGGATCAAGACCCCCGCCATCGACCAGCTTGCAAGGACTGGCATCCGCTTCGCGAACGCCTTCACGCCCGTGCCCATCACTCTGCCTGCGCACACGGCATTGATGACCGGCCAGTATCCGATGGCGACGGGAATTCACGATTTCAGCGGCAACAAGCTGAACTCCGGCACGGCGACTCTCGCTCGAGTTCTGAAGGCGAATGGATACTCCACCGCAGCATTTCTCGGTTCGGCGGCCCTCGACTCGCGCTTTGGCCTGGACCAGGGGTTTGACACCTATTACGACCATTTCAATCTGGGACGATCGAGAGAGATCCACCTGGACCAGATCGAGCGTCGCGGCGACCAGGTTGTGGACCTGGCGTTGAAGTGGCTCGAGTCCCACCCGCAGAAGCCCTTTTTCATCTGGGTACACCTCTACGATCCCCATGCTCCATACGATCCTCCGGAACCTTATGCCCGCGTGTACCGCAACCATCCTTATGACGGGGAAATCGCCTTCGCTGATGCACAGGTCGGCCGATTGTTCGATTACCTGAAACGACAACACCTCTACGAGAATTCACTCGTCGTTCTGGCCAGCGACCACGGCGAGAGCCTGGGCGAGCACGGTGAAAAAACACACGGCTTCTTTGTTTACAACGCAACACTCCATGTCGCTCTGATTGTCCGAATCCCCGGCGAGTCTCCGCGCGTGGTGCAGCAGGGAGTTTCGCTTGTGGACGTGATGCCGACCGTGCTTCAGGCCCTCGATCTTCCGCTGCCCGCCAGCGTACAGGGGCAAAGTCTCCTGGGCGTGATGGCAGGCCGTCCGTCGGGAAAGGTGTCAGGCCAATACGCTGAGAATTACGCCCCGCTCATCCACTTCGGCTGGAACCGCCTGATGACTCTCGAATGGCGCGGAATGAAGTACATTGAGACGACACGACCTGAACTCTACGACCTGAAGACGGACCCTCACGAGCTTCACAATCTGTTCAACACTCATCAAGCCCTCGCGCACGAGATGAACGATCGGCTGCAGGATTTAATCCGCCGATACACACCCAGATCGAAAACTTCCACGGCTGCCGGACAATCAACCGATCCCGCGCTTCTCGCCAGCCTTCGCTCTCTCGGTTACGCCGCGGTTTCAGTGGCGAACCTCCCCCAGGCCGACACCAGGAACCTCCCTGATCCCAAGGACCGGGTCCAGGCTTACAATCTTGTCTCCGAGGCGCTGGTTGATAAGCAGCAGGGCCAATATGAGGAATCGTTGCGCAAGCTGATGCAGGCTGAGATGACGGCGCCTGAAACATTGACGATTCGCTTCCTTGCCGCACAGGACGAGCTTGAGCTCAAGGATTACGTCCATGCGGTGGAAGGCTTCCAATACGTTTTGCATCGCAATGCGAGCGATGGCGCGGCAGCGTACTACCTGGGAGTTGCGCAACTCGGCTCCGGCAATGTCGATGGCGCCGAGGGATCGTTCAAGCGCGCGCTCGAGATCGACCCGCGCAACTTTTCAGCAGCCTATAATCTCGGCGTTGCTTACAGCCGACAGAAGCGTGCCGACGATGCCATCGGAGCATTCCGCCGGGCGGTTGAAATTCTGCCCGACTATGCGGAGGCG
It includes:
- a CDS encoding sulfatase-like hydrolase/transferase produces the protein MTSFPSRVFFLAACLMLVGSAAQAARNVVVVTIDTLRADHLACYGYDRIKTPAIDQLARTGIRFANAFTPVPITLPAHTALMTGQYPMATGIHDFSGNKLNSGTATLARVLKANGYSTAAFLGSAALDSRFGLDQGFDTYYDHFNLGRSREIHLDQIERRGDQVVDLALKWLESHPQKPFFIWVHLYDPHAPYDPPEPYARVYRNHPYDGEIAFADAQVGRLFDYLKRQHLYENSLVVLASDHGESLGEHGEKTHGFFVYNATLHVALIVRIPGESPRVVQQGVSLVDVMPTVLQALDLPLPASVQGQSLLGVMAGRPSGKVSGQYAENYAPLIHFGWNRLMTLEWRGMKYIETTRPELYDLKTDPHELHNLFNTHQALAHEMNDRLQDLIRRYTPRSKTSTAAGQSTDPALLASLRSLGYAAVSVANLPQADTRNLPDPKDRVQAYNLVSEALVDKQQGQYEESLRKLMQAEMTAPETLTIRFLAAQDELELKDYVHAVEGFQYVLHRNASDGAAAYYLGVAQLGSGNVDGAEGSFKRALEIDPRNFSAAYNLGVAYSRQKRADDAIGAFRRAVEILPDYAEAHEALGELYLYLQRPNDAARELERAVAADPRMAKAHYELARAYQALGLEAKAQREFARAKAP